A genomic segment from Actinoplanes sichuanensis encodes:
- the dnaB gene encoding replicative DNA helicase gives MSITDDARPESRPPSQAGGGGGNKGGGGGNKGGGGGFEGGFDKTPPQDVAAEQGVLGGMLLSKDAIADVVEILKVNDFYRPIHATVYDVILDLYGRGEPADALTVAAALADSGDLQRVGGVPYLHTLIESVPTAANASYYARIVSERAILRRLVEAGTKIVQLGYGTGGNGGRDVDDIVDLAQQAIYEVTEKRVSEDFAALGDMLQPTLDEIEAVGAAGGVMTGIPTGFQDLDRLLNGLHAGQLIIVAGRPGLGKSTASMDFARNAAIQYGHASAIFSLEMSKIEMVMRLLSAEARVPLHTLRSGQLSDDDWTKLARRMGEISQAPIFVDDTPNMNLMEIRAKARRLKQRHNLRLLVIDYLQLMSSPKKTESRQQEVSELSRGLKLLAKEIECPVIGVSQLNRGPEQRTDKRPQLSDLRESGSIEQDADVVILLHRDDYYDKESPRAGEADFIVAKHRNGPTDTITVAAQLHLSRFVDMAI, from the coding sequence GTGTCGATCACCGACGACGCGAGGCCCGAGTCGCGGCCGCCGTCCCAGGCCGGTGGCGGCGGCGGCAACAAGGGCGGTGGCGGGGGCAACAAGGGCGGTGGCGGCGGCTTCGAGGGCGGCTTCGACAAGACGCCACCGCAGGACGTCGCGGCTGAGCAGGGTGTGCTCGGCGGCATGTTGCTGTCCAAGGACGCGATCGCCGACGTCGTCGAGATCCTCAAGGTCAACGACTTCTATCGGCCGATCCACGCGACTGTCTACGACGTCATCCTGGACCTCTACGGTCGTGGCGAGCCGGCCGACGCCCTGACGGTCGCGGCCGCCCTCGCCGACTCCGGCGATCTTCAGCGGGTCGGCGGCGTGCCCTACCTGCACACTCTCATCGAGAGCGTGCCCACCGCGGCGAACGCCTCCTACTACGCCCGGATCGTCTCGGAGCGCGCCATCCTGCGCCGGCTGGTCGAGGCGGGCACCAAGATCGTGCAGCTGGGTTACGGCACCGGCGGCAACGGCGGACGTGACGTCGACGACATCGTCGACCTGGCCCAACAGGCCATCTATGAGGTCACCGAGAAACGGGTCAGCGAGGACTTCGCGGCACTCGGAGACATGCTGCAGCCCACCCTCGACGAGATCGAGGCGGTCGGCGCGGCCGGCGGTGTGATGACCGGCATCCCGACCGGCTTCCAAGACCTGGACCGGCTGCTCAACGGTCTACATGCGGGCCAGTTGATCATCGTGGCCGGTCGTCCCGGTCTCGGTAAGTCGACCGCGAGCATGGACTTCGCCCGCAATGCGGCGATTCAGTACGGTCACGCGAGTGCCATCTTCTCGCTGGAAATGAGCAAGATCGAGATGGTCATGCGTCTGCTCTCCGCCGAGGCGCGTGTGCCGTTGCACACACTGCGCTCCGGCCAGCTCTCCGACGACGACTGGACCAAGCTGGCCCGGCGGATGGGCGAGATCAGTCAGGCGCCGATCTTCGTCGACGACACCCCCAACATGAACCTGATGGAGATCCGAGCCAAGGCACGCCGCCTCAAGCAGCGGCACAACCTTCGCCTGCTGGTCATCGACTACCTCCAGCTGATGTCCTCGCCGAAGAAGACGGAGAGCCGCCAGCAGGAGGTCTCCGAGCTCTCCCGTGGTCTCAAGCTGCTGGCCAAGGAGATCGAGTGCCCGGTGATCGGAGTCAGTCAGCTGAACCGTGGTCCCGAGCAGCGGACCGATAAGCGTCCTCAGCTGTCCGACCTGCGTGAGTCCGGCTCCATCGAGCAGGACGCGGACGTCGTGATCCTGCTGCACCGCGACGACTACTACGACAAGGAGTCGCCACGCGCCGGCGAGGCCGACTTCATCGTCGCCAAACACCGAAACGGCCCGACCGACACCATCACGGTGGCAGCGCAGCTGCATCTCTCGCGGTTCGTCGACATGGCGATCTAA
- a CDS encoding YbaB/EbfC family nucleoid-associated protein gives MTETADRAADPNLRTDLEDIYGRYEELRSGVDELQRSVATMQVSAESESGEVRATVDADGRLVDLRLNQDACREWPVDTLARVIVETVQHASAGKSRQIEQLVTNHRPTDNA, from the coding sequence GTGACTGAAACTGCTGATCGTGCGGCCGACCCCAACTTGCGCACCGATCTGGAAGACATCTACGGCAGATACGAGGAACTGCGCTCCGGAGTGGACGAGCTTCAGCGCAGCGTCGCCACCATGCAGGTCAGCGCCGAATCGGAGAGTGGCGAGGTGCGGGCCACTGTGGACGCCGACGGCCGTCTCGTCGACCTGCGGCTCAACCAGGACGCCTGCCGTGAATGGCCGGTCGACACCCTCGCCCGCGTCATCGTCGAAACCGTCCAGCACGCCTCGGCCGGCAAGTCTCGGCAGATCGAGCAGTTGGTCACCAACCATCGCCCGACCGACAACGCCTGA
- a CDS encoding TFIIB-type zinc ribbon-containing protein, with translation MHMTCPKCHGEMRVYERSGVTIDQCSECRGIFLDRGELEKLFAAEASYNRAPSGGQVPPPPPPAPHTPHAPTHQPGYAPPPPPPPYGAPAPHAYPPAAPAYGHHGHYRRGYGHHGHYRRRSFLHDLFD, from the coding sequence ATGCATATGACGTGCCCCAAGTGCCACGGCGAGATGCGGGTCTACGAGCGCAGCGGCGTCACGATCGACCAGTGCAGCGAGTGCCGCGGCATCTTCCTCGACCGTGGCGAGCTGGAGAAGCTGTTCGCCGCCGAGGCCAGCTATAACCGCGCCCCGTCCGGTGGCCAGGTTCCACCGCCGCCTCCGCCCGCCCCCCACACCCCGCACGCGCCGACGCACCAGCCCGGCTACGCGCCTCCGCCGCCCCCGCCGCCGTATGGTGCACCGGCGCCGCACGCCTACCCGCCGGCCGCCCCGGCGTACGGTCACCACGGTCACTACCGGCGCGGATACGGCCACCACGGCCACTACCGCCGTCGGAGCTTCCTCCACGACCTGTTCGACTGA
- a CDS encoding glycosyltransferase 87 family protein has product MTKKLDLALYALSAVFALVTALTSTLLPHRAWGAVAAWGYLAAALLVYLVQRRDLLAWATWGAVALLPVVIQSVQRAGGRTDRAQEEVLVVEQMGESLLHSGTPYLSRTEIAAIPLDERLLGYRPYQPGMSIFGLPRAVAGDHWFTDARIWFAIATVVTLSVAVTLVRTLQDPSSVRPSRPLSKLLRSTVPVSQAESPTSTSPALVRAIQAATVLPVTALTLATGGDDIPVLALCLLALALAATGRPGWSGVAVGAAAACKLFALPVVAVLVVYATVTGTWRRLLPGALGLPLLALLPPLLVNADALIENVLRFPLGHGLVTSPAQSPFPGYLISQNLPGGRYIAAGLLVFAAAVIGLLLLRRPPRTARAAALFCGYGLLTAILLMPTTRFGYLLYPAALLLFAPALSKDTGSSAPRHDTALYRH; this is encoded by the coding sequence GTGACCAAGAAGCTGGACCTGGCCCTCTACGCCCTCTCCGCGGTCTTCGCGCTGGTCACCGCCCTGACCTCGACGCTGCTGCCACATCGCGCGTGGGGGGCGGTCGCGGCCTGGGGTTATCTCGCCGCCGCGCTGCTCGTCTACCTGGTCCAGCGCCGTGACCTGCTCGCTTGGGCCACCTGGGGTGCGGTCGCGCTGCTACCGGTGGTGATCCAGTCGGTGCAGCGAGCCGGTGGGCGTACCGACCGGGCCCAGGAGGAGGTGCTGGTCGTCGAGCAGATGGGCGAGTCGTTGCTGCACAGCGGCACGCCCTACCTCAGCCGTACCGAGATCGCCGCCATCCCGCTCGACGAGCGGCTTCTGGGCTATCGCCCGTATCAGCCGGGAATGTCGATATTCGGCCTCCCACGCGCGGTCGCCGGCGACCACTGGTTCACCGACGCCCGGATCTGGTTCGCGATCGCCACGGTGGTCACCCTCAGCGTCGCCGTCACCCTGGTCCGCACGCTTCAAGACCCTTCATCGGTACGGCCGTCGCGCCCCCTCAGCAAGCTGCTCCGCTCGACCGTCCCCGTATCCCAAGCCGAGAGTCCCACCTCCACCTCGCCGGCTCTGGTGCGCGCCATCCAGGCCGCAACCGTCCTACCGGTGACCGCGTTGACCTTGGCCACCGGCGGTGACGACATCCCGGTCCTGGCCCTGTGCCTGCTCGCCCTGGCCCTCGCCGCGACGGGCCGCCCCGGCTGGTCAGGCGTGGCGGTCGGCGCCGCGGCGGCCTGCAAACTGTTCGCCCTGCCGGTCGTCGCCGTCCTGGTCGTATACGCGACAGTCACCGGAACGTGGCGCCGTCTCCTGCCCGGGGCCCTCGGCCTGCCCCTGCTCGCCCTGCTCCCACCGCTGCTGGTGAACGCCGACGCCCTGATCGAGAACGTGCTCCGATTCCCCCTCGGCCACGGCCTGGTCACGAGTCCCGCGCAGTCCCCGTTCCCCGGCTACCTGATCTCCCAGAACCTTCCCGGCGGCCGATACATAGCCGCTGGCCTGCTGGTATTCGCCGCTGCCGTGATCGGTCTGCTGCTCCTGCGCCGCCCGCCCCGGACCGCCCGCGCCGCTGCTCTCTTCTGCGGATACGGGCTCCTCACCGCGATCCTGCTGATGCCGACGACACGATTCGGATACCTCCTCTACCCCGCCGCGCTACTGCTCTTCGCACCAGCACTCAGCAAGGACACAGGTTCTTCCGCCCCACGGCATGACACGGCCTTGTACCGTCATTGA
- a CDS encoding putative bifunctional diguanylate cyclase/phosphodiesterase encodes MSRESSDDNATDQQLRLLVGLVAVLGLFAVAGFAAYTVVLPSPPPHPLVLVALCGCLFIANRVRVLVRVRANNESTTWGEIPVLVGLTLIPAPWVVFCAVAAMALLRCLKRVNLQKTVFGVAKEALTTSSAAAVFLAFGVRPDLTDPPFPVLPIVVALITFFLVDHLVFVPVLVTATGDGVREVALRNWTGNIICLVGELVTALLVVAVLATGTSPLLLLSVPLVVLCMHLWQSRSVRTREERESWQRLAKATDELNAVDLTQVLHSAATRAAQIFSAAESAIDLADRTVRATATQVLIDGPRADGDVTPPDETSVDLVAHDGSVRVGVLRLRFGGTVRLTEVEQYKLRTFASAVCTAIRNAQAYAELARIAAENAHAATHDPLTGLANRRRLYERAEQVFRSTAQGLFALLLIDLNHFKEVNDTLGHAAGDQVLREVATRLRDAADPGDLVARLGGDEFAVLLTGLPTPALAGHRATGMLATLDPIIEVEGMRLTVEAAGGIALAAGAGSVEELMRRADIAMYQAKRAGEQIVVYAHARDTADLERLMLTGELRRAVDEHEFTVDFQPIVDLGTGEVLAAEALARWHHPDQGSLSPVRFLETVERSGQLPAFADAVLEQSLIARQSWRDAGFDLPVAVNVSPRSLLDPSFPSAVLARLSRHDVPADRLVLELTETLTVSQLDVVERTLAELRNAGVRLAIDDFGTGVSSLSVLSRIPVHQLKIDREFVAGVETTAEAAAVVRTTVDLARNLHLTVVAEGVESEPQRRALWALGCVAGQGHLFARPYSAARFLSMLQRGSGGRPGVLAAALHDEGSVVRLAARRLPNLPA; translated from the coding sequence ATGTCTCGGGAAAGCAGCGACGACAACGCGACCGATCAGCAGCTCCGGCTGCTTGTCGGTCTCGTCGCCGTTCTGGGCCTGTTCGCCGTCGCGGGCTTCGCCGCCTACACGGTCGTTCTGCCCAGCCCTCCGCCGCACCCCCTCGTCCTCGTCGCTCTGTGTGGGTGCCTGTTCATCGCCAACCGGGTCAGAGTCCTGGTCCGGGTTCGGGCCAACAACGAAAGCACCACCTGGGGCGAGATTCCCGTCCTGGTCGGGCTCACTCTCATCCCGGCGCCATGGGTGGTCTTCTGCGCCGTCGCCGCGATGGCTCTGCTGCGTTGCCTGAAACGGGTCAACCTGCAGAAAACCGTTTTCGGGGTGGCCAAGGAGGCTCTGACCACCAGCTCGGCGGCAGCCGTCTTCCTGGCCTTCGGTGTGCGACCGGATCTGACCGACCCACCCTTCCCGGTGCTGCCCATCGTGGTGGCGCTCATCACCTTCTTCCTGGTCGATCACCTGGTCTTCGTGCCGGTGCTGGTCACCGCCACCGGTGACGGTGTCCGCGAGGTCGCGCTGCGCAACTGGACCGGCAACATCATCTGCCTGGTCGGAGAGCTGGTCACCGCCCTGCTGGTGGTCGCGGTCCTGGCCACCGGCACCAGCCCGCTGCTCCTGCTGAGCGTCCCGCTCGTTGTGCTGTGCATGCACCTGTGGCAGTCCCGCAGCGTCCGCACCCGCGAGGAACGCGAGTCGTGGCAACGGCTCGCCAAGGCCACCGACGAGCTGAACGCCGTCGACCTCACCCAGGTCCTGCACTCGGCGGCGACCCGTGCGGCGCAGATCTTCTCGGCCGCCGAGTCCGCGATCGACCTGGCCGACCGGACGGTCCGCGCGACCGCCACCCAGGTCCTCATCGACGGCCCGCGCGCAGACGGTGATGTCACACCACCCGATGAGACCTCGGTCGACCTCGTCGCCCACGACGGCAGTGTCCGGGTCGGGGTGTTGCGCCTGCGGTTCGGCGGGACGGTCCGGCTCACCGAGGTCGAGCAGTACAAGCTGCGAACGTTCGCGTCGGCGGTGTGCACCGCGATCCGGAACGCGCAGGCGTACGCCGAACTCGCCCGAATAGCGGCCGAGAACGCACACGCCGCCACCCACGACCCGCTGACCGGCCTGGCCAACCGCCGCCGGCTGTACGAGCGCGCCGAGCAGGTGTTCCGCTCCACCGCCCAGGGCCTGTTCGCCCTGCTACTGATCGACTTGAACCACTTCAAAGAGGTGAACGACACACTCGGGCACGCCGCCGGTGACCAGGTGCTGCGCGAGGTGGCGACCCGTCTGCGGGACGCGGCCGACCCCGGCGACCTGGTGGCCCGACTGGGCGGTGACGAGTTCGCGGTGCTGCTCACCGGCCTGCCGACGCCCGCGCTGGCCGGGCACCGGGCGACCGGGATGCTCGCCACCCTGGACCCGATCATCGAGGTCGAGGGCATGCGGCTGACCGTCGAGGCGGCCGGTGGCATCGCGCTGGCGGCCGGCGCGGGCAGTGTCGAGGAGCTGATGCGCCGCGCCGACATCGCCATGTACCAGGCAAAACGCGCCGGTGAGCAGATCGTCGTCTACGCGCACGCTCGCGACACCGCCGACCTGGAGCGGCTGATGCTCACCGGCGAGTTGCGGCGGGCCGTGGACGAGCACGAATTCACCGTCGACTTCCAGCCGATCGTCGACCTGGGCACCGGCGAGGTTCTCGCGGCCGAGGCCCTGGCCCGTTGGCATCACCCGGACCAGGGCAGTCTCAGCCCGGTCCGGTTCCTGGAGACGGTCGAACGGTCCGGTCAGTTGCCGGCGTTCGCCGACGCGGTCCTGGAGCAGTCGTTGATCGCCAGGCAGAGCTGGCGGGACGCCGGCTTCGACCTGCCGGTGGCGGTGAACGTGTCACCGCGCAGCCTGCTCGACCCGTCCTTCCCGAGCGCGGTGCTGGCCCGGCTGTCCCGGCACGACGTGCCGGCCGACCGGCTGGTCCTCGAACTCACCGAGACCCTCACCGTCAGTCAGCTCGACGTGGTCGAGCGCACCCTCGCCGAACTGCGCAACGCCGGTGTCCGGCTGGCCATCGACGACTTCGGCACCGGCGTCTCGTCACTGTCGGTGCTGTCCCGGATCCCGGTGCACCAGCTCAAGATCGATCGTGAGTTCGTGGCCGGAGTGGAGACGACGGCCGAGGCGGCGGCGGTCGTCCGGACCACCGTCGACCTGGCCCGTAACCTGCATCTGACCGTGGTGGCGGAGGGTGTGGAGAGCGAGCCGCAGCGCCGCGCGTTGTGGGCGCTCGGCTGCGTCGCCGGTCAGGGACATCTGTTCGCCCGGCCGTACTCGGCGGCCCGCTTCCTCAGCATGCTGCAACGCGGCTCGGGCGGACGGCCCGGTGTGTTGGCGGCAGCCCTGCACGACGAGGGTTCGGTGGTGCGCCTGGCTGCGCGCCGTCTGCCAAACTTGCCCGCGTGA
- the moaC gene encoding cyclic pyranopterin monophosphate synthase MoaC: protein MPQESHLTHVDETGAARMVDVSAKAVSDRRATAAGRVRTTVEVVDLLRRDGLPKGDALAVARLAGIMGAKRTPDLIPLCHPIGLHGVKIELDLTADTVEITAVTKTADRTGVEMEALTAVATAGLAMIDMIKAVDPAASLENIRVLRKEGGKTGDWVRPEERP, encoded by the coding sequence ATGCCCCAGGAAAGCCACCTCACTCACGTCGATGAGACCGGTGCCGCACGCATGGTCGACGTGTCCGCCAAGGCGGTGAGCGACCGTCGTGCCACCGCCGCCGGCCGTGTGCGCACCACCGTCGAAGTCGTCGATCTGCTGCGCCGGGACGGCCTGCCGAAGGGCGACGCCCTCGCGGTCGCTCGGCTCGCCGGCATCATGGGGGCGAAACGGACGCCCGATCTCATTCCGCTCTGTCATCCGATCGGACTGCACGGCGTCAAGATCGAACTGGACCTCACCGCCGACACCGTCGAGATCACCGCGGTCACCAAGACCGCCGATCGGACCGGCGTCGAGATGGAGGCCCTCACCGCCGTCGCCACGGCCGGCCTCGCGATGATCGACATGATCAAGGCGGTCGACCCCGCGGCCAGCCTGGAGAACATCCGGGTGCTGCGCAAAGAGGGCGGCAAAACCGGCGATTGGGTACGCCCGGAGGAGCGGCCGTGA
- a CDS encoding MogA/MoaB family molybdenum cofactor biosynthesis protein gives MGTPGGAAVTIRARVVVASNRAAAGIYADTSGPRLVAGLRELGCEVDEAPVVVPDGDPVAEALRAAVADGIDVVLTSGGTGVTPTDRTPEATRGLLDFEIPGIAEAIRAHSRDRVPAAALSRGLAGVAGRTLIVNLPGSTGGAKDGLAVLGPLLAHTVDQIRGGDH, from the coding sequence TTGGGTACGCCCGGAGGAGCGGCCGTGACCATCCGAGCCAGAGTCGTCGTCGCCTCGAACCGGGCGGCCGCCGGGATCTACGCCGACACCAGCGGGCCCCGCCTCGTCGCCGGCCTCCGTGAACTCGGCTGCGAGGTGGATGAGGCGCCGGTGGTCGTACCCGATGGGGATCCGGTCGCCGAAGCCCTTCGCGCCGCCGTCGCCGACGGTATCGATGTCGTCCTGACCAGCGGTGGAACCGGGGTCACCCCGACCGACCGAACCCCCGAGGCAACCCGCGGGCTGCTCGACTTCGAGATCCCCGGCATCGCTGAGGCGATCCGTGCCCACAGCCGGGACAGGGTCCCGGCGGCCGCACTGTCCCGCGGCCTCGCCGGTGTGGCCGGCCGCACGCTGATCGTCAACCTGCCCGGCTCCACCGGCGGCGCCAAGGACGGGCTCGCGGTGCTCGGCCCACTGCTCGCCCACACGGTGGACCAGATCCGTGGCGGCGACCACTGA
- a CDS encoding molybdopterin molybdotransferase MoeA: protein MTESTPVDWELARTLAYRAGLDAARGVEAIPLAVADGRTLAEPLRALTDLPAFPTSSIDGWAVRGAGPWRPVGRVLAGATPPPLTADGDCVEIATGAMVPDNATALIRIEDSVTGTDGRVSGEPRTIPDWRLPGEEAHRGEELFPVGTAVDPAVVGVAATCGYETLSVRSAPSAALLVFGDELLTAGPPGAGRVRDSLGPQVPGWLRRYGATVESVHGPVKDTLTAHLDAIRLALDTADLVCTTGGTMHGPVDHLHPALAELGASYVVNTVAVRPGFPMLLARVSGPDGRPRFLAGLPGNPQSAVIALVTLVAPLLAGLQGRPLPPLPSVVAGADVAGRGGFTHLALATLDPTGRTATPAGHVGSAMLRGLANSHGFVVVRPGSQAAAGDTVPFLPLPLTPGERP from the coding sequence GTGACCGAGTCGACCCCTGTGGACTGGGAACTGGCGCGCACGCTCGCGTATCGCGCGGGCCTCGACGCGGCCCGCGGTGTGGAGGCGATTCCGCTGGCCGTGGCCGACGGCCGGACCCTCGCCGAACCCTTGCGCGCCCTCACCGACCTGCCCGCCTTCCCGACGTCGAGCATCGACGGTTGGGCGGTGCGCGGTGCCGGGCCGTGGCGCCCGGTCGGCCGGGTCCTGGCCGGTGCCACCCCGCCGCCGCTTACCGCGGACGGCGACTGCGTGGAGATCGCCACCGGCGCGATGGTGCCGGACAACGCCACGGCTCTCATCCGGATCGAGGATTCGGTCACCGGCACCGACGGCCGCGTCTCCGGCGAGCCGCGGACCATCCCGGACTGGCGGTTGCCGGGCGAGGAGGCGCATCGCGGCGAGGAGCTCTTCCCGGTCGGCACCGCGGTCGATCCGGCAGTCGTCGGCGTCGCGGCCACCTGCGGTTACGAGACCCTTTCGGTACGGTCGGCGCCCTCCGCGGCACTGCTGGTCTTCGGTGACGAGCTGCTCACCGCCGGACCACCCGGAGCCGGCCGGGTCCGCGACTCTCTGGGCCCGCAGGTGCCCGGCTGGCTGCGGCGCTACGGCGCGACTGTCGAGTCGGTGCACGGGCCGGTCAAGGACACCCTGACCGCTCACCTGGACGCGATCCGGCTCGCTCTCGACACCGCCGATCTGGTCTGCACCACCGGCGGCACCATGCACGGGCCGGTCGACCACCTGCATCCGGCGCTGGCCGAGCTCGGCGCGTCGTATGTGGTGAACACCGTCGCGGTGCGACCCGGCTTCCCGATGCTGCTGGCCCGGGTGTCCGGTCCGGACGGGCGGCCCAGGTTCCTCGCCGGGCTGCCCGGTAACCCGCAGTCCGCAGTGATCGCCCTGGTCACACTGGTCGCGCCGCTGCTCGCCGGTCTGCAGGGCCGACCGTTGCCGCCGCTGCCGTCGGTCGTCGCCGGTGCGGACGTGGCCGGCCGGGGCGGCTTCACCCACCTGGCGCTGGCCACTCTCGATCCGACCGGGCGGACCGCCACTCCGGCCGGCCACGTCGGTTCGGCCATGCTTCGTGGTCTCGCCAACTCGCACGGGTTCGTCGTCGTCCGGCCCGGCTCGCAGGCCGCCGCCGGTGACACGGTCCCCTTCCTGCCACTTCCTCTGACGCCCGGGGAGCGCCCGTGA
- a CDS encoding molybdenum cofactor biosynthesis protein MoaE, translating to MSAVVDETLDLAAHEAAVADPRAGAVVSFQGVVRDHDHGRGVTLLEYEGHPTAAAILREVAEEIAADPAVYAVAVSHRIGTLEIGDVALVASVSTAHRAAAFAACARLVDEAKARLPIWKRQVFRDGTEEWVNCP from the coding sequence ATGAGTGCGGTGGTGGACGAGACGCTGGACCTGGCCGCGCACGAGGCGGCCGTCGCCGACCCCAGGGCCGGAGCGGTCGTGTCGTTCCAGGGTGTCGTCCGTGACCATGACCACGGCCGTGGCGTGACCCTGCTCGAATACGAGGGCCACCCGACCGCCGCCGCGATCCTGCGCGAGGTGGCCGAGGAGATCGCCGCCGACCCGGCCGTCTACGCGGTGGCCGTGTCCCACCGGATCGGCACGCTGGAGATCGGCGATGTGGCCCTCGTCGCCTCGGTCAGTACGGCGCACCGGGCGGCGGCCTTCGCGGCCTGCGCCCGCCTGGTCGACGAGGCCAAGGCGCGGTTGCCGATCTGGAAGCGCCAGGTCTTCCGCGACGGCACCGAAGAGTGGGTCAACTGCCCCTGA
- a CDS encoding glycosyltransferase family 87 protein, whose protein sequence is MRFALVAVGVLVTAAIITHSLQRYGLSTLAVEREAIRGWLAGDGLYAYRSPMNEAGAALPPAPALLVAPLTLLPLPVAGWLLALTGLAALALSALVIAGPVARRHGRRRGPFVLAAVTLALLAEPVRAAIGLGRPELMIFALLAADLLGLRRAARLRDRSLAALLRARRSPRVALATRRSPADRPRAARIVHAFRNTLPSRYSGDLSESSKRSRREVDTSGGGTLRRIWANGSWAGAGTGLAVTFSATALLFVVYLLITRQRRAALTALATAAVVTLGMLVVAPDETLTWYGTTMWELARPAPVSDLDNQSLAGMMARLYGFPAPPVLVWFAFGILLVAVGLIRARSAHTEGDEVAAFTLVGLTAAVAGPVTTAAESLWMLPAVLVLADAGLRRRLSVRLPRSTRRTGTVYLTAAAVGYLILIATPAWSLRWNVPALALILLVNVLPWRQGAPTLPTARPAPHRRAAIPLPRGR, encoded by the coding sequence ATGAGGTTCGCACTGGTCGCCGTCGGCGTGCTGGTCACGGCCGCGATCATCACCCATTCTCTGCAGCGGTACGGCCTGAGCACCCTCGCCGTCGAACGTGAGGCGATCCGGGGCTGGCTGGCCGGGGACGGGCTCTACGCGTACCGCTCCCCGATGAATGAAGCAGGCGCCGCGCTGCCACCCGCACCGGCACTGCTCGTCGCGCCTCTCACCCTGTTGCCGCTGCCCGTGGCCGGCTGGCTGCTCGCCCTCACCGGACTCGCCGCGTTGGCGCTCAGCGCCCTGGTGATCGCCGGTCCGGTGGCCCGCCGCCACGGTCGTCGACGCGGCCCGTTCGTGCTGGCCGCGGTCACCCTGGCGCTACTCGCCGAGCCGGTCCGCGCCGCCATCGGGCTCGGCCGCCCAGAGCTCATGATCTTCGCTCTGCTCGCCGCCGACCTGCTCGGCCTGCGGCGCGCGGCGCGGCTCCGCGACCGTTCCCTGGCCGCCCTGCTGCGGGCCCGCCGGTCGCCCCGGGTCGCCCTGGCCACTCGCCGATCCCCGGCCGACCGTCCGCGTGCGGCCCGGATCGTGCACGCCTTCCGCAACACCCTGCCCTCACGCTATTCGGGCGATTTGTCGGAATCATCGAAGCGCTCCCGCCGGGAGGTCGACACGTCCGGCGGCGGCACCCTGCGCCGAATCTGGGCGAACGGCTCGTGGGCCGGCGCCGGCACCGGCCTGGCCGTCACCTTCAGCGCGACCGCTCTGCTCTTCGTGGTCTATCTGCTGATCACCCGGCAGCGCCGGGCCGCCCTCACCGCCCTGGCCACCGCGGCGGTGGTCACCCTGGGCATGCTGGTGGTGGCGCCGGACGAAACCCTCACCTGGTACGGGACGACGATGTGGGAACTCGCCCGCCCCGCCCCGGTCAGCGACCTCGACAACCAGTCCCTGGCCGGAATGATGGCCCGACTGTACGGCTTTCCGGCCCCGCCGGTGCTGGTGTGGTTCGCCTTCGGCATCCTGCTCGTGGCGGTCGGCCTGATCCGGGCCCGGTCCGCCCACACCGAGGGCGACGAGGTGGCCGCTTTCACACTGGTCGGCCTGACCGCGGCGGTGGCCGGTCCGGTGACCACCGCCGCCGAGAGCCTGTGGATGCTCCCCGCGGTACTGGTCCTGGCCGACGCCGGTCTGCGCCGCCGGTTGAGCGTCCGGCTGCCCCGCTCGACACGCCGCACCGGAACCGTCTACCTGACCGCGGCCGCCGTCGGCTACCTGATCCTGATCGCCACGCCGGCCTGGTCGCTCCGCTGGAACGTGCCCGCGCTGGCCCTGATACTGCTGGTCAACGTGCTGCCGTGGCGCCAGGGAGCACCGACCCTGCCGACCGCCCGCCCGGCACCGCACCGTCGCGCCGCCATCCCGTTGCCGCGCGGCCGCTGA
- a CDS encoding DoxX family protein: MRPVRSAARAMLASIFVVDGIRTLARPDSRVEAVRPLTDRVTPLIERADPRLPTDPRTLVRIKAVTDVVAGLALATGRFTRPAAGVLAAGLVPHALTEKGDRDHLLRTLGLLGGLLLAAVDTQGRPGIQYRTSHAIDRSQRSVRRAVRTARREARIVAAARRLPG; the protein is encoded by the coding sequence ATGAGGCCCGTACGCTCCGCAGCCCGCGCGATGCTCGCGTCGATCTTCGTCGTCGACGGCATCCGTACCCTGGCCAGGCCGGATTCCCGCGTCGAGGCGGTGCGCCCGCTCACCGACCGGGTGACGCCGCTGATCGAGCGTGCCGACCCGCGCCTGCCCACCGACCCGCGCACGCTGGTCCGGATCAAGGCCGTCACCGACGTGGTGGCCGGCCTCGCCCTCGCCACCGGGCGCTTCACCCGTCCGGCCGCAGGGGTCCTCGCCGCCGGGCTCGTCCCGCACGCGCTGACCGAGAAGGGCGATCGCGACCACCTGCTGCGCACCCTCGGCCTGCTCGGCGGGTTACTCCTCGCGGCGGTCGACACACAGGGCCGCCCCGGCATTCAATATCGGACATCGCACGCGATCGACAGGAGCCAACGGTCGGTCCGCCGGGCGGTACGAACCGCCCGCCGGGAGGCCCGAATCGTCGCGGCCGCGCGCAGATTGCCCGGCTAA